In Spirochaeta thermophila DSM 6578, the DNA window CCAAGAAGCCAGTGCGCACCCCAGATGACCTCAAAGGGATGAAGATTCGCGTCATGGAGAATGATCTCATGGTTGCCATGGTGAACGCCCTCGGCGGTGTGGCCACCCCGATGCCCTACGGAGAGGTCTACAGCGCCCTCCAGACCGGCGTGATCGACGGGGCCGAGAACAACTGGCCCAGCTACTACACGAGCGGACACTACGAGGTAGCCAAGTACTACACCCTCGACGAGCACCTCAGGGTGCCCGAGATCATCATCGGCAGCAAGATCTCCCTCTCCCAGAAACTCACACCCGAGGAGATCGAGATCCTCAAACAGGCAGCCTGGCACGCCATAGAGTACCAGAGGGAACAGTGGGCGGCCTATGAAAAGGTCGCAGAGGAAAAGGTCCGGGCGGCGGGCAACACCATCATCCCGGTGGAGGACAAGAGCGCCTGGCAGGCACGGATGAAGGACCTCTATGCGAAGCAGTCTCCCGAGATCCAGGAGATCGTGCGCCGCATCCAGGAAGTACAGTAATCTCCAAGAGAGGGCCCCCAGGGGGCCCTCCTCTTTTCTCGTATCCGTATGAGGAGATTTCGATGAAACACGTGATCAAGATCCTCAACCTCCTCTATATCGTCACGCTCTTCCTCGCGAAGATCCTCTTCGCACTCATGGTACTGATCATCTTCACCAACGTGGTGCTCCGATATGTCTTCAACAGCGGTCTGCGATGGTCGGAAGAGGTCTCCCTCGTCTTTCTCGTGTGGTTCGCCTTCATCTCCATCGCCCTCGGAGTCAAGCAAAACCTCCACATCGGCCTCCACCTCGTGAATGAGGAGAGCCTTCCTCCCCTCGTGAACAGGGTGCTGCACATCCTCGACTACGCGGCAAAGGGTGTGGTGGGTGTGATCATGATGGTATACGGCAGGATCCTCATCGTATTCACCCTCAGGTCCATCCTCCCCGCCACCCATTGGCCCGCGGGGATCCTCTATCTCATCCTCCCGATAGCCGGGTTCTTCATCACCGCGGAATCGTTGATGGCACTCCTCGGCATCCCCACGGATCAAGAGGCCGTGGAATCGGTCCTCGAAGGACGTATGACCATACGAGAGTATCTGCAAGGAGTCTTCCATGCCTGATACAGGGATCGCCACATTCCTCCTGTTGGGCACCTTTCTCGTGCTCATCATCCTGAGAGTTTCCATCTCATTCGCACTCGCCCTGGCGGCCATCGTGACGGGCATATATCTCAAGGTTCCCCTCATGTCGGTGGTCCAGCAGATGGTCCACGGCATCAAGTCCTTCTCTCTCCTGGCCATTCCCTTCTTCATACTGGCCGGAGAACTCATGGGACAGGGAGGAATATCCAAGCGTCTCATCAAGTTCTCGAACCTCATCGTAGGCAGACTTCCCGGAGGCCTCGCCCAGGTCAACATCCTCGCCAGCATGTTCTTCGGAGGCATCTCGGGGTCTGCGGTGGCCGACATCTCCTCCATAGGAACTATACTCATCCCCATGATGAAGGAGAACAAGTATGACGAGGACTTCTCGGTGGCCATCACCGTGACCAGCGCATGCCAGGGGATCATCATTCCTCCGAGTCACAACATGATCATCTTCTCCCTGGCTGCAGGAGGAGTATCCATAGGAAGGCTCTTCCTTGGAGGGTACCTGCCGGGGGTGATACTCGGGCTCGCTCTCATGATCATCACCCATTTCATCTCGATCAAACGGGGATATCCGAGAGAGCGGTGGTACTCCTTTCGGGAGGCCCTCGCCATCACCGGAGAGGCTTTCATGGGGCTCATGACGGCCGTCATCATCATCGTGGGTGTGGTCTCCGGGGTGTTCACCGCCACCGAGTCGTCTGCCGTGGCCGTGGTGTGGGCCTTCGTGGTCACCTTTTTCGTCTATCGCGAGATTCCGCTGAGAAAATTCCCGAGGATTCTCTACAGCTCATTGAAGACCCTTGCGATGGTGATGGCCCTCATCGCATCCGCGAGCGCCTTCGGCTGGTTCATGGCCTACCTGAGGATACCCGCCAAGGCCACGGAACTCCTCTTGAGCATCACCACGAGCAAAGTACTTCTGCTCCTGCTCATCAATGTACTGCTTCTTTT includes these proteins:
- a CDS encoding TRAP transporter substrate-binding protein, producing the protein MRRQNITLSNIIVVLILAVVLLLGGCAKKEKPQETTAEAPQQVVLRLAETHPPDYPTTKGDYKFAELVKERTNGRIVIEVYPSSQLGEEKAVIEQVQFGSIDLTRVSIAPVGAFVPILNALQLPYLYRDSDHMWKVLKGDIGKELLKSVEDAGFIGFGWFEAGARSFYTKKPVRTPDDLKGMKIRVMENDLMVAMVNALGGVATPMPYGEVYSALQTGVIDGAENNWPSYYTSGHYEVAKYYTLDEHLRVPEIIIGSKISLSQKLTPEEIEILKQAAWHAIEYQREQWAAYEKVAEEKVRAAGNTIIPVEDKSAWQARMKDLYAKQSPEIQEIVRRIQEVQ
- a CDS encoding TRAP transporter small permease, coding for MKHVIKILNLLYIVTLFLAKILFALMVLIIFTNVVLRYVFNSGLRWSEEVSLVFLVWFAFISIALGVKQNLHIGLHLVNEESLPPLVNRVLHILDYAAKGVVGVIMMVYGRILIVFTLRSILPATHWPAGILYLILPIAGFFITAESLMALLGIPTDQEAVESVLEGRMTIREYLQGVFHA
- a CDS encoding TRAP transporter large permease, with protein sequence MPDTGIATFLLLGTFLVLIILRVSISFALALAAIVTGIYLKVPLMSVVQQMVHGIKSFSLLAIPFFILAGELMGQGGISKRLIKFSNLIVGRLPGGLAQVNILASMFFGGISGSAVADISSIGTILIPMMKENKYDEDFSVAITVTSACQGIIIPPSHNMIIFSLAAGGVSIGRLFLGGYLPGVILGLALMIITHFISIKRGYPRERWYSFREALAITGEAFMGLMTAVIIIVGVVSGVFTATESSAVAVVWAFVVTFFVYREIPLRKFPRILYSSLKTLAMVMALIASASAFGWFMAYLRIPAKATELLLSITTSKVLLLLLINVLLLLLGMIMDMAPLILITTPILYPVVVDTLGMSPIQFGVMLVLNLAIGLTTPPVGSALFVGCAVGKIPIEKVVRTMFPLWLVMVTVLLLVTFFPPLTTTLPGIFMP